The genomic interval TATAATTTAATATCCAACGCAAAATTACAAAAAAAGCTTCAGCTATTATTTAAAGACGACAATAGCCCCTACTGTACTGATTAATTATTAGTTTTGTAGATGTTTGCACGTTGTCCAGAATGATTGAACTATTCAGGAGATATACTCCGACGAACTTAATCTATTTAATCCCGATAGCCGCCTTACTCTGTATTGGCGCCTTTATCAATGTACCAGAAGATCTGCGGGCGGTGTTCTTTGAGCCAGCTCTTTCCAATCTGCTAGGCAACATTTATGAAACATCGATCACACCGCAAGCTAGTATCGTCATTGCGCTCACTTTAACCATTCTACAGGGAGTTTTACTAAATCATATTATCAGTAAATATAATCTGTTGGGCAAAGTCAACTACCTAACCGCGCTGATTTATGTGACACTGGCAAGTATCATTACGCCGTTTCTTACCCTGTCATCAACATTATTATGCAATTTCTTGTTGATATGGGTGATAGACAAACTACTGTCAATATACCGAGCTGGTGATATTAAAGCTATATTATTTGACACAGGTTTAATCATTGCAGTGGGAACTCTGTTCTATTTCCCATTTATAGCCATGTTTCCAGCAATTTGGATTGCGCTGGTTATCTTTCGATCTTTCAACTGGCGGGAGTGGATAGCAGGCGTGATGGGTTTCATTACAATCTACTTTTTACTCTTTATCATCTATTTATGGTTTGATATGCTCGAAGCATTCAAAAACATATGGACTCCGCTAACCAGAACGTTCCCAACCTCACTGAACATCGACCTTTATGATTATTGGGTTCTTCTCGCCCCCTCGATTATCCTATTATTATTCATCATTTCCTTGAGACAAAACTTTTTTAAAAGCCTGGTTTTTATCCGCAAATCATTTCAGTTACTTTTCTTTATGCTCCTTTTGAGTATAATCTCTTTTTATTTGAATAATAATCTTGAGGAATTTCATTTTCTGTTGTGCGTGGCGCCGCTAGCTATCTATATGGCTTACTATTTTACACACGCAAAAATACGTTGGCTATATGAAAGCGCTTATGCTCTTTTGTTTTTAGCTATACTATATTTCCAATGGATATAAGCAATCTTTAACCTTTTTTAACAAAAATAGCGTGCAAAGCATCTAAAAATTAAATAGATTTGCATGCAAAATACTTTTTGCGTTAACAATTATACATGACTCTATCAAAACTATCCATCCGTAACTTAGTTTGCTTAACGTTGCTTTTTGTTTCTTCAGGAGCTGTGGCGCAATCATTAACGAGCTCGCCTTATTCGAGATACGGCTTAGGGGAACTAAGCGGGG from Pedobacter indicus carries:
- a CDS encoding DUF6427 family protein — translated: MIELFRRYTPTNLIYLIPIAALLCIGAFINVPEDLRAVFFEPALSNLLGNIYETSITPQASIVIALTLTILQGVLLNHIISKYNLLGKVNYLTALIYVTLASIITPFLTLSSTLLCNFLLIWVIDKLLSIYRAGDIKAILFDTGLIIAVGTLFYFPFIAMFPAIWIALVIFRSFNWREWIAGVMGFITIYFLLFIIYLWFDMLEAFKNIWTPLTRTFPTSLNIDLYDYWVLLAPSIILLLFIISLRQNFFKSLVFIRKSFQLLFFMLLLSIISFYLNNNLEEFHFLLCVAPLAIYMAYYFTHAKIRWLYESAYALLFLAILYFQWI